The Acidobacteriota bacterium DNA window CCGCTCCGGGCTTCTTCGCCATCACGGACAGGAGCAGGCGCCGGAGGAGCCAGATCCCCAGGACGATCAGGAGAATTCGGGATAGGAGTGCGACCATCAGCCAGCCTGCCCTTCCGCCGGTTGCGGTCCGGCCGATTGCCTGAGCTGGAGAATCCGCTCGCGCAGTTCCTCCCTGTGCGGGTATCCGGGGTCGGTTCGCAGGAGTTCCTCCCAGGCCGAGATCGCCCCCCGGACATCCTTTTTGCCGTTGAGCAGCACGATCCCCTTGTTGAACCTGGCCTGGGAGAAGCCGGGTTGGCGCCCGAGGAGGGTGTCCAGGAGCTCGAGGGCCCTGTCGTGCTCTCCCAGGTAATGATAGCAGGTCGCCAGGTCGGTTTCGACGTTCGGGTTCCCGGGGCGCAGCCCCAGGCTCTTCTCGTAGTAGGCCGCGGCCTCGCGAAACCGACCGAGATCGTAATGGAGGTTGGCGATCCGGGTGAGGGCGTCGGGATTACGCGGGTCTTCCGCGGCGAGACGCTCGAGCTGGGCGAGCCTGGCGGCCGAGGCGTCGGCCGCCGGTGGAGCCGGGGAGGCGGACCGGACCCTTTCCGGGTGTCGCCTCCGCTCCTCGAGGCGCCGGTATCCCGCCGTGAGCGCCGTCAGCAGGAGCAGGGCGGTGATGGCGGCGAAGACCAGGTTGGTTCGAAACTTCACGGAAGCCATAAGCCACAATCTTACGGAGTCGGGTGCGGCGGAATCAAGAGGTATCCGCCGCCGGTGCGGCCCTTTCGGGGATTGAAATTCCGGGGAAATGGAAACAGAATCAGTGCATGAGAGCGGTGGTGCAGAGGGTGAGCCGGGCGGAAGTGATCGTGGACGGCGGCGCCGTGGGCCGTATCGGCCCGGGCCTCGTGGCGCTCGTGGCGATCGCGCGCGACGACGCGGAGAGCGATCTGGAGTGGATGGCCCGGAAGATCGTGGAGCTGAGGATTTTCAACGACGGCGAGGGGAAGCTGAACCTCGGCCTCGGGGAGGTCGGCGGGCAGCTGCTCGTGGTGTCGCAGTTCACGCTCTACGGCGACTGCCGCAAGGGGCGGCGCCCCTCCTATTCCGAGGCCGCCCCCCCCGACCGGGCCGAGGCGCTCTACCGGCGCTTCGTGGAGATCGTGCGCGGGTGCGTCCCCGATGTGGAGACCGGGCGGTTCCAGGCCTCGATGCGGGTGGAGCTCGTCAACGAGGGCCCGATCACCCTGATTCTCGACAGCCGCGGCCGCGACGGCCGGCGTGATTGACAGGGCGCGCGCGCGCGGTGTATAGTAACGCGGTTTCGACGAGGACTTCGATGCTATACGGACACCACGACCGGGACAGGATGCAGTGCCGAGCGCGGTCGGCGCGCCGCAGGCGCCTGCCGCAGCCGGTCCTGCCCATGGCCTCTCCCTGTCGCGGCGGCGAGGAGGGGAGAGACAGGTGAATCCCGAACTTCGGAACCTGATCACCCTCCAGGACATCGAACTGAAATCGGCCGAACTGCATCAACAACTCTCCGACATCCCCCGCCAGGTCCAGGACCTCAGCGACGAGCTCGGGCGCCTCACCTCCGCCCACGAAGAGCGGGTGGCGCACGCGAAGGAGCTGGCCAACCGCCGCCGTACGCTCGAGGGGCAGGTGGAGATGCTCCAGACGAAGCTTTCGCGCCTCAAGGACCAGCTGATGACGGTGAAGACCAACAAGGAATACACCGCCATGCTGCACGAAATCCAGACGGCGGAGGCGCAGATCCGCGAGGAGGAGGACCGGATCCTGGAAGTGATGGAGGAGATGGAAGCCCGGGACCAGGACCTCGAGGCCGCCCGGCGGGAACTCGACACGCAGTCGGCGGGGCTCCGGGACTCCATCCGCGCCGCGGGCGATTCGGTCCCCGGGCTCGAGGAGGAGCTGGCGCGCCTGGGGACGGAGAAGGAGGCGGTCGAAGCCCTCGTCGACCGGGAACTGCTCGCCCGCTACCGGCAGATCGCGGCGGCGCGCAAGGGGGTGGCCCTGGCCGAGGCCAGGGACGAACTCTGCAGCTGCTGCCACGTCCGCATCCGG harbors:
- a CDS encoding tetratricopeptide repeat protein; protein product: MASVKFRTNLVFAAITALLLLTALTAGYRRLEERRRHPERVRSASPAPPAADASAARLAQLERLAAEDPRNPDALTRIANLHYDLGRFREAAAYYEKSLGLRPGNPNVETDLATCYHYLGEHDRALELLDTLLGRQPGFSQARFNKGIVLLNGKKDVRGAISAWEELLRTDPGYPHREELRERILQLRQSAGPQPAEGQAG
- a CDS encoding D-tyrosyl-tRNA(Tyr) deacylase, with the protein product MRAVVQRVSRAEVIVDGGAVGRIGPGLVALVAIARDDAESDLEWMARKIVELRIFNDGEGKLNLGLGEVGGQLLVVSQFTLYGDCRKGRRPSYSEAAPPDRAEALYRRFVEIVRGCVPDVETGRFQASMRVELVNEGPITLILDSRGRDGRRD